CGCCCGCTTCAGCGAGAGCGCGGTCCGATCGAACTCGCAGACGAGCGGTTCGTCCGGGTCGTTCACTTTGAAGGCTTCGACGTGCATGGTGACTATCCCGCGCTCGCCGTCGCTGGTCTCGCGCTTGTCCGTGACGGTCGACTGCACCCGGATCGTGTCGCCGTGAAACACCGGTTCGGGGTGCTCGACATTGTCGTACGAGAGGTTCGCGACGATCGTTCCGTCGGTGGTCTCCGGGATCGAGATGCCGACCGCCAGCGACATCGTATAGAGTCCGTTGACCAGGCGCTCGCTGAAGTCGGTGTCGGCGGCGAAGTCGGCGTCTAAGTGCAGCGGCTGCTGGTTCATCGTCATGTCGCAGAAGCGCTGGTTATCGCTCTCCGTTATCGTGCGACGGCGCTCGTGGTCGATGGTCCGTCCAACCTCGAAGTCCTCGTAGTAGAGTCCTGTCATGGTGGAATCGATGGTGTCGATATCGGTGGCAGCGTGTGCGTACGGCTGGGCGAAACGACCCGTTCAGAGGATCGTCCCGTGTTTCTTGTCGGGCAGGTCCTTCTCGACGGTCTCGTAGAACTCGAACCGCCCCTCGAGTTCCTCGCGGAGCGCGCTCGGGGGGACGATCTCGTCGATGACGACCTCGCTGGCCATCCGGTGGACGTCGATGTCCTCGCGGTACTCCTCGCGCAGTTCCCGCTCTTTTTCCTGGCGTTCCTCCTCGTCGTCGATCGCGGCCAACTTGTTCGCGTAGACGGCGTTGATGGCCGCCTCGGGGCCCATGATAGCGATTTCACCGCTGGGAAGCGCGATCACGCTCTCGGGGTCGTAGGCCGGCCCGGACATCGCGTAGATCCCCGCGCCGTAGGCCTTCCGGACGACGACGGACTGCTTGGGGACCGTCGCCGACGAGGTGGCGTAGATCATCCGCTTGCCCTGCTCCAGTATCCCGTCCTTCTCGACCTGCGACCCGGCCATGAAGCCGGGGGTGTCACACAGGTAGAGCAGGGGAACGTCGTAGGCGTCGCAGGTCCAGATGAACTGGGCGGCCTTCTCGGCGGCGTCGGGGAAGATGGCACCGGCCCGCTGTTTGGGCTGGTTGGCGACGATGCCGATCGGCCGGCCGTCGATCCGGGCGAAGGCCGTGATGATCTCCGGGCCGTACTCGGGGCGAAGTTCGAGCACCGACCCCGCGTCGACGATGCGCTCGATGACGTCGAACATATCGTACCCGCGATTCGGCTCCTGGGGAACGATGGAATCGATCCCCGCCGGCGAGTTGGCGGGTGCTTTCCCCGCCGTCCGGGGCGGGTTCTCGTCGGCGTTGTCCGGCAGGTAGCCGAGCAGTTTCGCGACGAGTTCGCGGGCGTGTTCCTCGTCCTCGGCGATCAGGTCCGCGCTGCCGGAGTGGCGCGCGTGGACGTCCGGACCGCCCAGCTCGTCGAGGTCGATCCGCTCGCCGGTGACCATCTCGACCATCCGGGGGGAGGCGATCGCCATCGCCGACATGTCCCGGACCATGATCGTGAAGTCCGCGAAGACGGGCGTGTACGCGGCCCCGGCGATGCAGGGGCCGTACAGCACGCAGATCTGCGGCACCCGGCCCGAGAGCATCGAGTGGTTGTAGTAGTACTTCCCGATGCCCTCGCGGTTCGCGAAGAAGCCCGTCTGCTGGTCGATCCGGCCACCCGAGGAGTCCATTAGGTACAACACCGGTTTACCCGTCTTCAGCGCGCGCTGTTGCATCCGGAGGAACTTCTCGACGCCCTTCTCGGCCATCGACCCCGCCTTGACGGTGAAGTCGTTGGCCATGAAGTGGACGTCTCGGCCCTCGAACTTCGCGGCGCCGGTGATGAGCCCGTCCGCGGGCAGCCGGTTGCCGTCGTCCGACTCGCCGTCCCGCCCGCTCGGGTGCCACTCGTCGAAGTTGGCGAACTTTCCGTCCTCGAACGTGATTCCGTCCTCGCCGTTAAACCAGAGGTCGAGTCGGTCGCGGACGAACAGCTTGCCCTGCTCGGAGAGTCGCTCCCGGTACTTCTCGGGGCCGCCCTCGAGGATATCCTCGATTTCCGCCCGGAGCGTCGCCTCTCGGTCGGTCGGGCCGAGTTCGTCGTCGGAGATGCCGCTCTGGGTCCCGCCGTCGCCGGCGGCCGGAGAAGCGTCCGCCCCAGCGTCGGCTCCGCTCGAGTCCGGCGAGGCCGTCGCGAGGAGTTCGTCGCCCCGCTTCGCGTAGAGTTCGACGTCGTCGCCGAAGTGCGCCGCGAGCGCCTTCGCGATCGCCTGTGCCTCCTGGTCCGTTGCGGTGGTGTTGACTCTGAGTTCCATGCTGCTCCGTTAGACGGGTCCTACGAGGGGGTCGTTCTTATCGACTGTGGTGATTGTTGCCACACGAACGGCGCCCGTCGGGATGCGGTCGGGGTGGTGTGACGTGACCATCAGTACGATTTGGGGAAGCCGAGTTGCCGGCTGATGTGGTTGTAGGCCATCTGCTGGGAGACCGGCGCGAGCCGCGTGAGGTTGACCTCGCGCCACCAGCGCTCGACGTCGTACTCCGTCGCGTATCCCCAGCCGCCGAAGGCCTGCATCGAGTGCTCGACCGCCTCGATGCCCGCCTCGACGGCCGTCGCCTTCGCGACGTTGGTCTCGTAGCCGCAGTCTTCGCCCTGATCGTAGAGCCAGGCGGCCTTCTCGCGCATGAGCGACGCCGTCTCCATCTTCGCGTATGCCTCGGTAATCGGGAACGAGATCGCCTGGTGGGTGCCGATTGGCGCGCCGAAGATCTCGCGGTCGTTGGCGTACTCGATGGCCGTGTCAGCCGCGAGCCTGCCGATCCCGGTCGCCGCGGCGGCGAAGCCGATCCGCTCGGGGTTGAGCATGTCGACCAGCACCCACCAGCCGTCGTCCTCGTCGCCCAGCAGGTTCTCCGCGGGGACGCGGACGTCCTCGAGGAAGACCTCGCAGGACTTGGAGTAGTTCATCGCGTGTTTGGGGATCGGCGAGACGTCGACGTTCGGGTCGTCCATGTCGACGACGAAGAGGCTGATCCCGTCGGTGCCGCGGTCGACCTCGTCGCGGGGCGTCGTCCGCGTCACGAGGATCATGTTGTCGGCGCGGTCGGCGAACGTGATCCAGGCCTTCTTCCCGTTGAGGACGTACTCGTCGCCCGCTTTTTCGGCTCGAGTCGCCACGTTGAGCGTGTTCGTCCCCGCCTCGGGTTCGGTGATGCCGATCGAAAAGTTGCGTCGCCCCTCCGCGATGTCGGGCAGGTACCGTTCTTTCTGCTCGTCGGTGCCGTACTCGCGGATCCCGACCGCGGCCATCCCGGCGGTCAAGACCAGATACCAAGTGCCGGCCATGCCACAGCCCTCGGCGCAGAGCGTCTCCATGGCCAGGCCCATCTCTTCCATGCCCATGCCGGCGCCGTCGTACGCTTCGGGGACCAGCAGGCCGTGGAAGCCGGCCGCGGCGAGTTCGTCCCAGAATTCCTGCGAGAACTCGCCGTTCTCCTCCTTCTCGCGCCAGTGCTCGGGGCCGTACTGCTCGGCGATCTCCGTCGCCGTTTGCCGGATCATCGCTCGTTCGTGCGTGTCTTCGAAGTTCATGGCGTTCGTCTCGTGTGAGTGGTGTTCGTGTCGTGATAGCTGTTACCGCATCGTCGGTGCCGTCGATGCTTGGGGTCGGTCGGCCGGTGCTCGAGAGACGGGTCGCTGACGGCGTCGCGGCCCGCGAGAACCGTCAGGCCGCCTCGGTTTCCTCCGCCGCCTCGTCCTGGAGCTCCGTCCGGCGGATCTTCCCGGTGACCGTCTTCGGCAACTCGTCGCGGAACTCGATCTCGCGGGGGTACTCGTGGGCCGACAGTTCGTCGCGAACGTGGTTTCGGATGTCTTCCTTGAGGTCCTCGGAGGGGGTCGCGGCCTCGCTGGGGACGATGTAGGCCTTCACGATGTTGCCCCGCTCGCGGTGCGGTTTGGGGACGACGGCGGCCTCGGCGACGGCCTCGTGCTCGCCCAGCGAACTCTCGACCTCGAAGGGGCCGATCCGGTACCCCGACGAGAGGATGACGTCGTCGGCCCGGCCCTCGAACCAGAAGTAGCCGTCCTCGTCCTTGTGCGCGAGGTCGCCCGAGAGATACCACTTCCCGTCCGGCCCATCGACGAAGCAGTCGGCGGTCTGGTCGGGTTTCCCCCAATACTCCGCGAAGAAACAGGGGTAATCCCCGCGCTGAGCGATCTCACCCGTCTCGCCAGGCTCGAGGATTTCGCCCGTTTCCGGATCGACGACGTCGGCCTCGATTCCGGGCAGCGGTTTGCCCATCGAACCCGGCCGGACCTCCATCGTCGGGTAGTTGTTGACGATCATGTTCCCCGTCTCGGTCTGGCCGTAGGTGTCGTGGATCGTCACGCCCAGGCGCTCCTCGCCCCACTCGACGACGCCCGCCGAGAGCGGTTCACCGATCGAGAGTGCGTGGCGCAGGTTAAGCGA
This window of the Natrinema salifodinae genome carries:
- a CDS encoding MaoC family dehydratase, whose amino-acid sequence is MDTIDSTMTGLYYEDFEVGRTIDHERRRTITESDNQRFCDMTMNQQPLHLDADFAADTDFSERLVNGLYTMSLAVGISIPETTDGTIVANLSYDNVEHPEPVFHGDTIRVQSTVTDKRETSDGERGIVTMHVEAFKVNDPDEPLVCEFDRTALSLKRAHAEG
- a CDS encoding acyl-CoA carboxylase subunit beta, with the translated sequence MELRVNTTATDQEAQAIAKALAAHFGDDVELYAKRGDELLATASPDSSGADAGADASPAAGDGGTQSGISDDELGPTDREATLRAEIEDILEGGPEKYRERLSEQGKLFVRDRLDLWFNGEDGITFEDGKFANFDEWHPSGRDGESDDGNRLPADGLITGAAKFEGRDVHFMANDFTVKAGSMAEKGVEKFLRMQQRALKTGKPVLYLMDSSGGRIDQQTGFFANREGIGKYYYNHSMLSGRVPQICVLYGPCIAGAAYTPVFADFTIMVRDMSAMAIASPRMVEMVTGERIDLDELGGPDVHARHSGSADLIAEDEEHARELVAKLLGYLPDNADENPPRTAGKAPANSPAGIDSIVPQEPNRGYDMFDVIERIVDAGSVLELRPEYGPEIITAFARIDGRPIGIVANQPKQRAGAIFPDAAEKAAQFIWTCDAYDVPLLYLCDTPGFMAGSQVEKDGILEQGKRMIYATSSATVPKQSVVVRKAYGAGIYAMSGPAYDPESVIALPSGEIAIMGPEAAINAVYANKLAAIDDEEERQEKERELREEYREDIDVHRMASEVVIDEIVPPSALREELEGRFEFYETVEKDLPDKKHGTIL
- a CDS encoding acyl-CoA dehydrogenase family protein, which translates into the protein MNFEDTHERAMIRQTATEIAEQYGPEHWREKEENGEFSQEFWDELAAAGFHGLLVPEAYDGAGMGMEEMGLAMETLCAEGCGMAGTWYLVLTAGMAAVGIREYGTDEQKERYLPDIAEGRRNFSIGITEPEAGTNTLNVATRAEKAGDEYVLNGKKAWITFADRADNMILVTRTTPRDEVDRGTDGISLFVVDMDDPNVDVSPIPKHAMNYSKSCEVFLEDVRVPAENLLGDEDDGWWVLVDMLNPERIGFAAAATGIGRLAADTAIEYANDREIFGAPIGTHQAISFPITEAYAKMETASLMREKAAWLYDQGEDCGYETNVAKATAVEAGIEAVEHSMQAFGGWGYATEYDVERWWREVNLTRLAPVSQQMAYNHISRQLGFPKSY